One genomic region from Blattabacterium cuenoti encodes:
- the surE gene encoding 5'/3'-nucleotidase SurE, whose product MNKKPIILVTNDDGIIAPGIRALVHAMNPLGDVYVVAPNKPQSGVGHAITMNTVLYCDSVKIDNGNQKEWECSGTPVDCVKLAINKILPRKPDICVSGINHGSNSSINIMYSGTVSAVIEASIEGIPSVGFSLLDFDWNADFEPSKKYVYRIVKKILYNPIPEKIISLNVNIPKLKKEQIKGIKICRQAGSKWKESFDKRSNPKGRTYYWLVGDFVNFDEKIDTDEWALKNGYVSIVPIQFDLTNYPILNVLKSWNFVLFIFFWIHFLILNMNIKIYSQCHLF is encoded by the coding sequence ATGAATAAAAAACCAATTATTTTAGTCACAAATGATGACGGAATTATAGCTCCAGGTATTAGAGCACTTGTTCATGCTATGAATCCTTTAGGAGACGTGTATGTTGTTGCTCCAAATAAGCCTCAGTCTGGAGTAGGACATGCCATAACTATGAATACTGTGTTGTATTGCGATTCTGTTAAAATAGATAATGGGAATCAAAAAGAATGGGAATGTTCAGGAACACCGGTAGATTGTGTGAAATTAGCTATTAATAAAATTCTTCCAAGAAAGCCTGATATTTGTGTATCAGGAATTAACCATGGATCAAATTCTTCTATAAATATCATGTATTCTGGAACAGTTTCCGCTGTTATTGAAGCTAGTATAGAAGGAATTCCATCTGTAGGATTTTCTCTATTGGATTTTGATTGGAATGCTGATTTTGAACCATCAAAAAAATATGTTTATAGAATTGTTAAAAAAATACTTTATAATCCTATTCCAGAAAAAATAATTAGTCTGAATGTTAATATTCCAAAATTGAAAAAAGAACAAATCAAAGGAATTAAAATATGTAGACAAGCAGGGTCTAAATGGAAAGAAAGTTTTGATAAACGATCCAATCCGAAAGGAAGAACTTATTATTGGTTAGTAGGTGATTTTGTTAATTTTGATGAAAAAATAGATACAGACGAATGGGCATTAAAAAACGGATATGTGTCTATTGTTCCTATTCAATTTGATTTAACAAATTATCCTATATTAAATGTTTTAAAATCCTGGAATTTTGTATTATTTATTTTCTTTTGGATCCATTTTCTGATTTTGAATATGAATATTAAAATATATAGCCAGTGTCATCTTTTTTAG
- the ruvB gene encoding Holliday junction branch migration DNA helicase RuvB has protein sequence MSSFLEGSLNPKKIKDFVGQHDILENLKIFILAAKKRKDALDHILFHGPPGLGKTTLAHIVANELCVNITVTSGSVLDKPGDLAGLLIHLKLNDVIFIDEIHRLSPIVEEYLYSAMENYKIDIIIDSGSNAKSVQIDLSPFTLIGATTRSGLLTAPMRSRFGINFRLGYYEKELLKNIVNRSAKLLNIPITEEASYEIANRSRGTPRIANALLRRIRDFAQIKGNGTIDINICNLGLQALNVDKNGLDEMDNRILLSIIDHFKGGPVGINTIATAVSENSDTIEEVYEPFLIKEGYLIRTPRGRKATKLAYQHLKRDLNLKKK, from the coding sequence GTGTCATCTTTTTTAGAAGGATCTTTAAACCCAAAAAAAATTAAAGATTTTGTTGGACAACATGATATATTAGAAAATTTAAAAATTTTTATTCTAGCCGCTAAAAAAAGAAAAGACGCCTTAGATCATATTTTGTTTCATGGGCCTCCAGGATTAGGAAAAACAACACTTGCTCATATTGTAGCTAATGAATTATGTGTTAATATTACTGTTACTTCAGGATCTGTTTTAGATAAACCAGGAGATTTAGCTGGATTACTAATTCATTTAAAATTAAATGATGTTATTTTTATTGATGAAATTCATCGACTTTCTCCAATCGTTGAAGAATATTTGTATTCGGCTATGGAAAATTACAAAATAGATATTATTATAGATTCTGGATCTAACGCTAAATCAGTACAAATAGATTTATCTCCTTTTACTTTAATAGGAGCAACTACCAGATCTGGATTGCTTACAGCTCCTATGCGATCTAGATTCGGGATCAATTTTCGTCTTGGTTATTATGAAAAGGAACTATTGAAAAATATTGTAAATCGAAGTGCAAAATTACTAAATATTCCAATTACGGAAGAAGCTTCTTATGAAATCGCTAATAGGAGTCGTGGTACTCCACGTATAGCTAATGCTTTACTTCGTAGAATTCGTGATTTTGCACAAATAAAAGGAAATGGGACTATTGATATCAATATATGTAATTTAGGATTACAAGCTCTTAATGTAGATAAAAATGGATTGGACGAAATGGATAACAGAATTCTTTTATCTATTATAGATCATTTTAAAGGTGGACCTGTGGGAATTAATACTATAGCGACAGCTGTTAGCGAAAATTCAGATACGATAGAAGAAGTTTATGAACCTTTTCTTATCAAAGAAGGATACTTAATTAGAACACCTAGAGGAAGAAAAGCTACAAAACTGGCGTATCAACATCTAAAACGAGATTTAAATCTAAAAAAAAAATGA
- a CDS encoding adenylosuccinate synthase — protein MPSNVIVGLQWGDEGKGKITDLLSKNSDYVIRYQGGNNSGHSIHVKNHYFILHLIPSGVIYSNVKCIVGPGVVVDPKSFLKEIQDLESMNIDTSKVFLAKRAHVTMPYHRFLDQYKEEVLADQSIGTTHRGIGPTYEDKTARMGIRVLDFLNLKKFYQKLKYNIDFKNEIITKVYKKKPIVFESVYEEYIEYAKVLSNRIIDAVHEIHDAFHNQKKILFEGAQAMLLDINYGTYPYVTTSSTSTGGVCIGSGIPPNFLGNFIGIAKAYCTRVGFGPFPTEIKSKIGDIIRQKGNEYGATTKRPRRCGWLDLIALKYSCMINGINCLIITKLDILSELKVIKVCVEYKYNGKEIKHFPANIEKNMKGVYIDFPGWKKNISHIREYKDLPENCKKYIKFIEDYLNLEVLLISVGSERNQNIIKNKDSFFKIFS, from the coding sequence ATGCCTTCAAATGTTATTGTTGGTCTCCAATGGGGTGACGAGGGAAAAGGAAAAATCACAGATTTACTTTCTAAAAATTCAGATTATGTAATCCGTTATCAGGGAGGAAATAATTCAGGTCATTCTATTCATGTTAAGAATCATTATTTCATTCTTCATTTAATTCCTTCTGGAGTTATTTATTCTAATGTGAAATGCATAGTTGGACCTGGAGTGGTTGTTGACCCTAAATCTTTTCTTAAAGAAATACAGGATTTAGAATCAATGAATATTGACACATCCAAAGTCTTTTTAGCAAAGAGAGCACACGTAACTATGCCTTATCATCGTTTTCTTGATCAATATAAAGAAGAAGTATTAGCTGATCAGTCTATTGGGACCACACATCGTGGAATAGGTCCAACTTATGAAGATAAAACAGCTCGTATGGGAATACGTGTATTAGATTTTTTAAACTTAAAGAAATTTTACCAAAAACTGAAATATAATATAGATTTCAAAAATGAGATTATAACAAAAGTTTATAAAAAAAAACCTATTGTTTTTGAATCTGTTTATGAAGAATATATAGAATATGCAAAAGTTCTTTCTAATCGAATCATAGATGCAGTTCATGAAATTCATGATGCTTTTCATAATCAAAAAAAAATTCTGTTTGAAGGAGCTCAAGCTATGTTATTGGATATTAATTATGGAACATATCCATATGTCACTACTTCTTCTACTTCTACAGGAGGTGTATGCATAGGATCTGGAATTCCTCCTAATTTTTTAGGAAATTTTATAGGAATAGCAAAAGCATATTGTACACGTGTAGGATTTGGTCCTTTTCCGACAGAAATTAAGAGCAAAATAGGTGATATCATACGTCAAAAAGGAAATGAATATGGAGCAACAACAAAACGTCCAAGACGATGTGGATGGTTGGATTTGATAGCTCTTAAGTATTCTTGTATGATCAATGGAATTAATTGTCTAATTATCACAAAATTAGATATATTAAGTGAATTAAAAGTTATTAAAGTATGTGTAGAATACAAATATAATGGAAAAGAGATCAAACACTTTCCAGCAAATATAGAAAAAAATATGAAAGGTGTTTATATAGATTTTCCTGGTTGGAAAAAGAACATATCTCACATCCGTGAATATAAAGATTTGCCGGAAAATTGTAAGAAATACATTAAATTTATTGAAGATTATCTAAATTTAGAGGTGTTATTGATTTCTGTAGGTTCAGAAAGAAATCAGAACATTATTAAAAATAAAGATTCATTTTTTAAAATTTTTTCTTAA
- the purB gene encoding adenylosuccinate lyase, whose protein sequence is MKEYKNPLVERYSSKEMLYNFSPKKKFTTWRKLWLYLAEIQKEIGLNISDEQIHDLKNHLCDIDWNRVSFYEKKFRHDVMAHLYAFGEKAIKAKPIIHLGVTSAFLGDNTDIILIRDGLEILLKKLINVIFRIRNFALEYHNIPTLAFTHYQPAQLTTVGKRSALWIQSLLLDLEELEFRLENIHFRGVKGTVGSADSFKELFHGDLQKVKYLEKKLSNKFGFQNVFPITGQTYDRKVDAQVLNLLSNISQSSHKFSNDLRLLQNLKEMEEPFDKDQIGSSAMAYKRNPIRSERMASLAKYVISLSNSSAIVAATQWLERTLDDSANRRLVIGQSFLATDAILMIWNNILENIVVYPKIIEKHIQDELPFLITEYIIVECVKNGADRQEIHERIRIHSMETNSKIKLEGKENDFVQRILHDKKIPIHERKMNQILNPKNFIGFSSDQTLEFIDTKVNPILNRFHHLIDSDISNMDRQI, encoded by the coding sequence GTGAAAGAATATAAAAATCCTTTAGTAGAACGATATAGTAGCAAAGAAATGTTATATAATTTTTCTCCAAAAAAAAAATTTACTACTTGGAGAAAATTATGGTTGTATTTAGCAGAAATACAAAAAGAAATAGGATTAAATATTAGCGATGAACAAATTCATGATTTGAAAAATCATTTATGTGATATTGATTGGAATCGGGTTTCTTTTTATGAAAAAAAATTTCGTCATGATGTGATGGCACATTTGTACGCTTTTGGAGAGAAAGCTATTAAAGCAAAACCTATTATACATTTAGGCGTTACAAGTGCGTTTTTAGGAGATAATACAGATATTATTTTGATTCGTGATGGATTAGAAATTTTACTTAAAAAATTGATTAATGTCATTTTTCGCATTAGAAATTTTGCTTTAGAATATCATAATATTCCTACTTTAGCTTTCACACATTATCAACCTGCTCAGTTGACTACTGTAGGAAAACGTTCAGCTTTGTGGATACAAAGTTTACTTTTAGATCTAGAAGAATTAGAATTTAGGTTGGAAAATATTCATTTTAGAGGAGTGAAAGGAACTGTTGGATCGGCTGATAGCTTCAAAGAATTATTTCATGGAGATTTACAAAAAGTAAAATATTTAGAAAAAAAATTATCCAATAAATTTGGATTCCAAAATGTGTTTCCAATTACAGGACAAACTTACGACAGAAAAGTAGATGCTCAAGTATTGAACTTATTATCCAATATTTCTCAATCTTCTCACAAATTTAGTAATGATTTACGTTTACTACAAAATTTAAAAGAAATGGAAGAGCCTTTTGACAAAGATCAAATCGGATCTAGTGCTATGGCTTATAAACGGAATCCTATACGGAGTGAACGAATGGCTTCTTTAGCTAAATATGTTATTTCTTTATCCAATAGTTCAGCTATAGTTGCAGCTACTCAATGGTTAGAACGTACTTTAGATGATTCTGCTAACAGAAGACTAGTTATAGGACAATCATTTTTAGCGACAGATGCTATTTTGATGATTTGGAATAATATATTAGAAAACATTGTTGTATATCCTAAGATCATTGAAAAGCATATTCAAGATGAACTTCCATTTTTAATTACTGAATACATTATTGTAGAATGTGTGAAAAATGGGGCAGATAGACAAGAAATTCATGAGAGAATACGAATTCATTCTATGGAAACAAATTCTAAAATAAAATTAGAAGGAAAAGAAAATGATTTTGTTCAACGTATTTTGCATGACAAAAAAATACCAATTCATGAAAGAAAAATGAATCAAATACTCAACCCAAAAAATTTTATAGGATTTTCTTCAGATCAAACTTTGGAATTTATTGATACAAAAGTGAATCCCATATTGAATCGATTTCATCATTTAATTGATTCTGATATATCTAATATGGATAGACAAATTTAA
- a CDS encoding phosphoribosylformylglycinamidine synthase, which translates to MNFRIYIQKKIPFDIDSRKLYQEFKNMDVSLSKVVVYYIYDIFNISKELFWESLSKIFVDPVTDILHERMDFENPYIEKLTEKYYDDRANVAMQCIKILDPKSNTVFVKTGQLIELIGINQDQDFHKIKKYYLNPDLIFDKPDRKKNDIQIVDDFIDFSIEKINKFHKTCNLSIDINDLLFIQKYFIKEKRNPTKAEFRILDVYWSDHCRHKTFYTSLVDISFGGSLKNTYQSIFRKYLKDRDTMGKSKDPINFMDLSNLPAIIFYKKGKLKNYVLSHEHNACIIMIDVDIIGSKKKEKWYLLFKNETHNHPTEIDPFGGASTCIGGAIRDPLSGRAFVYQGLRLSGAADPTNSKTINGKLPQHKICFESAHGYSSYGNQVGLATTHVNEIYHEGYRAKRMEIGMVIGAVPVGFIKQRKPKKGDVILLVGGLTGKEGIGGATDSSKEYDTNFKNNIQRGQKGNPIIERKIQRFFRKKEVISLIKKCNDFGAGGAAVAIGELSDSLILYLDKIPTRNEEMNPIEIALSESQERMAVVLDPKDVKKFIYLALEENIMSTFIAEITDNHRIIFCYKGKEIFNVKSSFMNTRGGDKEQPVYVSSPTSISPFKKSKEFLFSKKTFLDTLSKLNIASQKNLVEMFDSTVGATTVLMPFGGKYQMTPSEGSVQKIPVLKGTTNTVSLASWGFHPEISSWSPLHGGSYAILECISKIVSMGGNYRNAYFSFQEYYQKLENDPKNWGEPFSALLGAYHAQMSLGLASIGGKDSMSGTYKNIHVPPTFIAFGVATGSCLNVISPELKKIGNKIYLYNHHSLKNEMPDFDSIKKAYDQVYEGICSGKIVSVKTVKDGGISVAIAKMAFGNRLGVVINCKEHLLEMNIGSLIIESSSPISDYFVPIGEIVSSKSLNFNGISIDLNESIKNWLKTFTPIFSSSEVKKSEVKKNIKKVEKPTQQEKKCNPRVWKCKFKKKGKPRVFIPIFPGTNSEFESIRAFEKEGSTVNTFVFQNLNDQDLIESIFHIKKQIESVQIFMLCGGFSAGDEPDGAGKFIVSILHNPYIKDAIKRFLNRDGLILGICNGFQGLIKSGLLPYGKVCLRNYKSPTLTYNKIEKHISQCVHIKVISDQSPWLNGMKNKIYTLPISHSEGRFYANKETTNILFQKNQIATQYVDLEGTPSLERLYNPNGSVSAVEGLLSEDGKIYGRMTHPERYDHGLLKNIPNIHEHSIFKNAVQYFL; encoded by the coding sequence ATGAATTTCAGAATTTATATACAAAAAAAAATTCCTTTTGATATTGATTCTAGAAAATTATATCAGGAATTTAAAAATATGGATGTTTCATTATCTAAAGTAGTTGTTTATTATATATATGACATATTTAACATAAGTAAAGAACTTTTTTGGGAAAGTTTGTCAAAAATTTTTGTAGATCCTGTAACAGATATTTTACATGAAAGAATGGATTTTGAGAATCCATATATAGAAAAATTAACGGAAAAGTATTATGATGATCGTGCCAATGTTGCTATGCAATGCATAAAAATTTTAGATCCTAAATCGAATACTGTTTTTGTAAAAACTGGCCAATTGATTGAGTTAATTGGAATAAATCAAGATCAAGATTTTCACAAAATTAAAAAATATTATCTTAATCCAGATTTGATTTTTGATAAACCAGATAGAAAAAAAAATGATATTCAAATTGTGGATGATTTCATTGATTTTTCTATTGAAAAAATAAATAAATTTCATAAAACCTGTAATTTATCCATAGATATAAATGATTTATTGTTCATACAGAAATATTTCATTAAAGAAAAACGAAATCCTACAAAAGCAGAATTTAGGATATTGGATGTTTATTGGTCCGATCATTGTAGACATAAAACATTTTATACTAGCCTAGTCGATATATCTTTTGGAGGGTCATTAAAAAATACATATCAAAGTATTTTCAGAAAATATTTAAAGGATAGAGATACAATGGGAAAATCAAAAGATCCTATCAATTTCATGGACTTATCTAATCTTCCTGCTATAATTTTTTATAAAAAGGGTAAATTGAAAAATTACGTTTTATCTCATGAACATAATGCGTGTATCATTATGATAGATGTGGACATCATAGGCAGTAAAAAAAAGGAAAAATGGTATTTATTATTTAAAAATGAAACACACAATCATCCTACTGAAATTGATCCTTTCGGTGGAGCTTCTACTTGTATAGGAGGGGCAATTAGAGATCCATTATCTGGAAGAGCTTTCGTTTATCAAGGACTCAGGTTAAGTGGAGCCGCTGATCCTACAAATTCAAAAACTATTAATGGAAAGTTACCACAACATAAAATCTGTTTTGAATCAGCTCATGGTTATAGTTCTTATGGAAATCAAGTAGGATTAGCAACAACTCATGTCAATGAAATTTATCATGAAGGATATAGAGCCAAAAGAATGGAGATTGGAATGGTTATTGGAGCGGTCCCCGTTGGTTTTATAAAACAAAGAAAACCAAAAAAAGGAGATGTTATTTTATTAGTTGGTGGATTAACAGGAAAGGAAGGAATAGGAGGAGCTACTGACTCTTCTAAGGAATACGATACAAATTTCAAAAATAACATACAACGAGGACAAAAAGGAAATCCAATAATAGAAAGAAAAATTCAAAGATTTTTTAGAAAAAAAGAAGTCATATCTTTGATCAAAAAATGTAATGATTTTGGAGCGGGAGGAGCTGCAGTTGCTATAGGAGAATTAAGCGATAGTTTGATTCTTTATTTAGATAAAATTCCCACAAGAAATGAGGAAATGAATCCTATTGAAATTGCTCTTTCAGAATCTCAAGAACGGATGGCTGTAGTATTAGATCCTAAAGATGTTAAAAAATTCATTTATTTGGCTCTTGAAGAAAATATTATGTCTACGTTTATAGCTGAAATAACTGATAATCATAGAATTATATTTTGTTATAAAGGAAAAGAAATTTTCAATGTAAAAAGTTCTTTTATGAATACAAGAGGGGGGGATAAAGAGCAACCTGTTTATGTGAGTTCTCCTACTTCTATTTCTCCTTTTAAAAAATCAAAAGAATTTTTATTTAGTAAAAAAACATTTTTAGATACTCTTTCTAAATTAAATATAGCTTCTCAAAAAAATTTGGTAGAAATGTTTGATAGCACTGTGGGAGCTACTACAGTTTTAATGCCTTTTGGTGGAAAATACCAAATGACGCCTTCTGAAGGAAGTGTGCAAAAAATTCCTGTTTTGAAAGGAACTACAAATACAGTTAGTTTAGCTTCTTGGGGGTTTCATCCTGAAATTTCTTCTTGGAGTCCTCTTCATGGAGGGTCTTATGCAATTTTGGAATGTATTTCTAAAATTGTTTCTATGGGAGGAAATTATCGAAATGCCTATTTTAGTTTTCAAGAATATTATCAAAAATTAGAAAATGATCCCAAAAATTGGGGAGAACCATTCTCTGCTTTATTGGGAGCTTATCATGCTCAGATGTCTTTAGGATTAGCTTCTATTGGAGGAAAGGATTCCATGTCAGGAACATATAAAAATATACATGTCCCTCCAACATTCATTGCTTTTGGAGTCGCTACTGGTTCATGTTTAAATGTTATTTCTCCTGAATTAAAAAAAATAGGAAATAAAATTTATTTATATAATCATCATTCATTAAAAAATGAAATGCCAGATTTCGATTCTATTAAAAAGGCCTATGATCAGGTTTATGAGGGAATTTGTTCAGGAAAAATTGTTTCAGTAAAAACAGTGAAAGACGGAGGAATTTCTGTTGCCATTGCAAAAATGGCATTTGGAAATCGTTTAGGAGTAGTTATAAATTGTAAAGAGCATTTGCTTGAAATGAACATAGGTTCCTTAATTATAGAATCTTCATCACCCATTTCAGATTATTTTGTTCCAATAGGAGAAATCGTTTCCTCTAAATCATTAAATTTTAATGGAATTTCTATTGATCTCAATGAATCTATAAAAAATTGGTTAAAAACTTTTACTCCTATTTTTTCTTCTAGTGAAGTTAAAAAAAGTGAAGTTAAAAAAAATATTAAAAAAGTAGAAAAACCAACTCAACAAGAAAAAAAATGTAATCCTAGAGTGTGGAAATGTAAGTTTAAAAAAAAAGGAAAACCACGTGTATTTATTCCCATATTTCCTGGAACAAATAGTGAATTTGAATCTATTCGTGCATTTGAAAAAGAGGGATCTACAGTAAATACTTTTGTTTTTCAAAACTTGAATGACCAAGATCTTATTGAATCTATATTTCATATTAAAAAGCAGATAGAGTCTGTACAAATATTTATGCTTTGTGGTGGATTTAGTGCTGGAGATGAACCGGATGGTGCTGGTAAATTTATTGTATCTATATTACATAATCCATACATAAAGGATGCTATCAAACGTTTTCTTAATAGAGATGGATTGATATTAGGTATTTGTAACGGATTTCAGGGATTGATAAAATCTGGATTATTACCTTATGGAAAAGTTTGCTTGAGAAATTATAAATCTCCTACGCTGACTTATAATAAAATAGAAAAACATATATCTCAATGCGTTCATATAAAAGTGATTTCTGATCAATCTCCATGGTTAAATGGAATGAAAAATAAAATATACACTCTCCCCATATCTCATAGTGAAGGTAGATTTTATGCAAACAAAGAAACAACAAATATTTTATTTCAAAAAAATCAAATAGCCACACAGTATGTAGATTTGGAAGGGACCCCTAGTTTGGAAAGATTATATAATCCCAATGGATCTGTTTCCGCTGTAGAAGGATTATTAAGTGAAGATGGAAAAATTTATGGAAGGATGACTCATCCAGAACGTTATGATCATGGATTATTAAAAAATATACCTAATATTCATGAACATTCTATTTTTAAAAATGCAGTACAATATTTTTTATAA
- the purE gene encoding 5-(carboxyamino)imidazole ribonucleotide mutase → MKVAILIGSVSDKPTMKAAAEILKKFNVNYTSYVISAHRLPDILSNTIKKIESEGTDLIIAGAGLSAHLPGFISSKTILPVIGVPIYHCNNGSLGGIDALFSMVQMPKDVPVATVGINNSYNAALLAIHILAIKNKDLKKSLLKFRMEIRKKLENEIEQYL, encoded by the coding sequence ATGAAAGTGGCTATACTTATTGGAAGTGTTTCCGATAAACCAACTATGAAAGCAGCTGCTGAAATACTGAAAAAATTTAATGTGAATTATACATCTTATGTTATTTCTGCACATAGACTGCCTGATATTTTATCAAATACCATAAAAAAAATAGAATCTGAAGGAACAGATTTGATTATTGCAGGAGCTGGCTTATCCGCTCATTTACCTGGATTTATATCTTCAAAAACTATATTACCCGTTATAGGAGTCCCTATTTATCATTGCAATAATGGGTCATTAGGAGGAATAGATGCTCTTTTTTCTATGGTGCAAATGCCCAAAGATGTACCTGTTGCTACAGTAGGAATAAATAATTCTTATAATGCAGCTTTATTGGCTATTCATATTTTGGCTATAAAAAATAAAGATCTCAAAAAATCATTGCTAAAATTTAGAATGGAAATCAGAAAAAAATTGGAAAATGAAATAGAGCAATACTTGTGA
- the purC gene encoding phosphoribosylaminoimidazolesuccinocarboxamide synthase encodes MNCIIRKNLSLEGKTKKVYTTNNPLEVLIHYKDSITALDGLKNQFLQDKGILNNEISTLIFKFINSCGIKTHFIRKINNREQLCHKVNIIPLEFVVRNIVAGSMAKRLNIQEGIRLLNPIFEIFYKNDKLKDPFINDHHAVFLEIISYKELDAIYRIISNVNNILKKYFLNKNIILVDFKIEFGKDHKNEILLSDEISPDTCRFWDRKTMKKLDKDPFRIGLKEEVLDIYMEILKRLNVR; translated from the coding sequence ATGAATTGCATAATTAGAAAAAATCTTTCATTAGAAGGAAAAACAAAAAAAGTATATACCACCAACAATCCACTTGAAGTACTAATTCATTATAAAGATAGTATAACGGCTTTGGATGGATTGAAGAATCAATTTTTGCAAGACAAAGGAATTTTAAATAATGAAATAAGTACATTAATATTTAAATTTATCAATTCCTGTGGAATTAAAACTCATTTTATACGAAAAATTAATAATCGGGAACAATTATGCCATAAGGTAAATATAATTCCTTTAGAATTTGTTGTTCGCAATATTGTAGCTGGAAGCATGGCTAAACGTTTAAATATTCAAGAAGGAATTCGTTTATTGAATCCTATTTTCGAGATATTTTATAAAAATGATAAATTAAAAGATCCATTTATTAATGATCATCACGCAGTATTCTTGGAAATTATTTCTTATAAAGAACTCGATGCTATTTATCGTATTATATCAAATGTTAATAATATTCTCAAAAAATATTTTTTGAATAAAAATATTATATTGGTAGATTTTAAAATAGAATTTGGTAAAGATCATAAGAATGAGATTCTACTTTCCGATGAAATTAGTCCTGATACCTGTCGATTTTGGGACAGAAAAACAATGAAAAAGTTAGATAAAGATCCATTTAGAATTGGATTAAAGGAAGAGGTGCTTGACATTTATATGGAAATATTAAAAAGGTTAAATGTAAGATAA